In Bos indicus x Bos taurus breed Angus x Brahman F1 hybrid chromosome 23, Bos_hybrid_MaternalHap_v2.0, whole genome shotgun sequence, a single genomic region encodes these proteins:
- the TREML1 gene encoding trem-like transcript 1 protein isoform X2, which produces MGPKLLLLLLLGLVGQGSAGSLPELLQAPVGSSILVQCHYRLQDVKARKVWCQVLPEGCQPLVTSTVNRGVPAGSRIFLTDLGGGLLQVEMLALREEDAGEYACVVEGLSGTQTVHRVTLDVLPAAPALKEEEIHQDATLGESSSLDSVDSNSPLDTSQDKKRAWIWGAVFLLGLLVMVAVMLLAVMAKRKGNRFAVGGQFQSSGISNTAPSSVVQHVSDSGLAVDLPSDVPYVRLDSPPSFDDTTYTSLPPDPLSGKILPLDPLCVPPLPPKVEISSKPVTYATVIFPAMGKSGGASCEPAQEPPNSQAPPS; this is translated from the exons ATGGGCCCCAAACTGCTCCTGCTTCTGCTCCTGGGACTAGTAG GCCAGGGCTCAGCCGGCAGCCTCCCGGAGCTGCTGCAGGCGCCCGTGGGGAGCTCCATCCTGGTGCAGTGCCACTACCGACTCCAGGACGTCAAGGCACGAAAGGTGTGGTGCCAGGTCCTGCCAGAGGGATGCCAGCCCTTGGTAACATCAACCGTGAATCGTGGGGTCCCAGCTGGCAGCCGCATATTTCTCACAGACCTGGGGGGCGGCCTGCTCCAGGTGGAGATGCTTGCCCTGCGGGAGGAGGATGCTGGCGAGTATGCCTGTGTGGTGGAGGGCCTCTCGGGAACCCAGACTGTGCACAGGGTCACTCTGGATGTGCTTCCTGCAG CTCCTGCCCTGAAAGAGGAGGAGATCCATCAGGATGCGACTCTGGGTGAGAGCTCCTCTTTGGACTCTGTAGACAGCAACAGCCCTTTGGATACCAGCCAGGACAAGAAGAG AGCCTGGATTTGGGGTGCTGTGTTCCTGCTGGGCCTGCTGGTGATGGTGGCGGTGATGCTGCTTGCTGTGATGGCCAAAAGGAAAG GAAACAGGTTTGCTGTTGGTGGACAATTTCAGAGCAGTGGAATCTCAAACACG GCTCCCTCCTCAGTGGTCCAGCACGTCAGTGACTCTGGACTGGCTGTTGATCTGCCATCAGATGTACCATATGTCAGGCTTGACTCACCACCTTCCTTTGATGACACCACTTACACCAGCCTTCCTCCTGATCCCCTGTCAGGGAAAATCCTACCCCTAGACCCCCTCTGTGTGCCCCCTCTGCCTCCTAAGGTTGAGATCAGCTCCAAGCCTGTGACATACGCTACAGTCATCTTCCCTGCAATGGGCAAGAGTGGAGGAGCCTCCTGTGAGCCAGCCCAGGAGCCGCCTAATAGTCAGGCTCCACCCAGCTGA
- the TREML1 gene encoding trem-like transcript 1 protein isoform X1, with the protein MGPKLLLLLLLGLVGQGSAGSLPELLQAPVGSSILVQCHYRLQDVKARKVWCQVLPEGCQPLVTSTVNRGVPAGSRIFLTDLGGGLLQVEMLALREEDAGEYACVVEGLSGTQTVHRVTLDVLPAAPALKEEEIHQDATLGESSSLDSVDSNSPLDTSQDKKSRAWIWGAVFLLGLLVMVAVMLLAVMAKRKGNRFAVGGQFQSSGISNTAPSSVVQHVSDSGLAVDLPSDVPYVRLDSPPSFDDTTYTSLPPDPLSGKILPLDPLCVPPLPPKVEISSKPVTYATVIFPAMGKSGGASCEPAQEPPNSQAPPS; encoded by the exons ATGGGCCCCAAACTGCTCCTGCTTCTGCTCCTGGGACTAGTAG GCCAGGGCTCAGCCGGCAGCCTCCCGGAGCTGCTGCAGGCGCCCGTGGGGAGCTCCATCCTGGTGCAGTGCCACTACCGACTCCAGGACGTCAAGGCACGAAAGGTGTGGTGCCAGGTCCTGCCAGAGGGATGCCAGCCCTTGGTAACATCAACCGTGAATCGTGGGGTCCCAGCTGGCAGCCGCATATTTCTCACAGACCTGGGGGGCGGCCTGCTCCAGGTGGAGATGCTTGCCCTGCGGGAGGAGGATGCTGGCGAGTATGCCTGTGTGGTGGAGGGCCTCTCGGGAACCCAGACTGTGCACAGGGTCACTCTGGATGTGCTTCCTGCAG CTCCTGCCCTGAAAGAGGAGGAGATCCATCAGGATGCGACTCTGGGTGAGAGCTCCTCTTTGGACTCTGTAGACAGCAACAGCCCTTTGGATACCAGCCAGGACAAGAAGAG CAGAGCCTGGATTTGGGGTGCTGTGTTCCTGCTGGGCCTGCTGGTGATGGTGGCGGTGATGCTGCTTGCTGTGATGGCCAAAAGGAAAG GAAACAGGTTTGCTGTTGGTGGACAATTTCAGAGCAGTGGAATCTCAAACACG GCTCCCTCCTCAGTGGTCCAGCACGTCAGTGACTCTGGACTGGCTGTTGATCTGCCATCAGATGTACCATATGTCAGGCTTGACTCACCACCTTCCTTTGATGACACCACTTACACCAGCCTTCCTCCTGATCCCCTGTCAGGGAAAATCCTACCCCTAGACCCCCTCTGTGTGCCCCCTCTGCCTCCTAAGGTTGAGATCAGCTCCAAGCCTGTGACATACGCTACAGTCATCTTCCCTGCAATGGGCAAGAGTGGAGGAGCCTCCTGTGAGCCAGCCCAGGAGCCGCCTAATAGTCAGGCTCCACCCAGCTGA